One genomic region from Streptomyces sp. NBC_01431 encodes:
- a CDS encoding DUF1003 domain-containing protein, with translation MGATDRTEERTRASGASALTRGPRTRLDQPRAPRVRLLPEYDPEAFGRFSERIARFLGTGRFIVWMTLIIILWVAWNIFAPSSLRFDNYPFIFLTLALSLQASYAAPLILLAQNRQDDRDRVTHEQDRKQNERSIADTEYLTREIAALRMGLGEVATRDWIRSELQDLVKEMEERRHLFPPERGYGRDEGDR, from the coding sequence ATGGGCGCCACTGACCGGACCGAGGAGCGCACCCGCGCGAGCGGCGCGAGCGCGCTGACGCGCGGCCCGCGCACCCGCCTCGACCAGCCGCGGGCCCCCAGGGTGCGGCTGCTTCCGGAGTACGACCCGGAGGCGTTCGGCCGGTTCAGCGAGCGGATCGCCCGCTTCCTGGGCACCGGGCGGTTCATCGTCTGGATGACCCTGATCATCATCCTCTGGGTCGCCTGGAACATCTTCGCGCCGAGCAGCCTGCGCTTCGACAACTATCCGTTCATCTTCCTGACCCTCGCGCTGTCGCTCCAGGCCTCGTACGCGGCTCCGCTGATCCTGCTCGCGCAGAACCGGCAGGACGACCGGGACCGGGTCACCCACGAGCAGGACCGCAAGCAGAACGAGCGGTCCATCGCGGACACCGAGTACCTCACCCGGGAAATCGCCGCGCTGCGGATGGGCCTCGGCGAGGTGGCGACCCGCGACTGGATCCGCTCCGAACTCCAGGACCTGGTCAAGGAGATGGAGGAGCGGCGCCATCTATTCCCGCCGGAGCGGGGGTACGGACGTGACGAAGGCGACCGCTGA
- a CDS encoding magnesium transporter MgtE N-terminal domain-containing protein, with translation MAAGAPRVFVSHLAGVAVFDPNGDQVGRVRDLVAMLRVGRRPPRLLGIVVEVAGRRLIFLPMTRVTGVESGQVITTGVVNLRRFEQRPTERLVLGELLDRRVTLVENGEQVTVLDVAIQQLPARRDWEIDKVFVRRGKSGALRRKGETLTVEWSAVTGFSLEEHGQGAENLVATFEQLRPADLANVMHHLSPKRRAEVAAALDDDRLADVMEELPDDDQVEILGKLKDERAADVLEAMDPDDAADLLSELPEEDKERLLTLMQPDEAADVRRLLSYEERTAGGLMTTEPIVLRPDATVADALARVRQQDLSPALAAQVYVCRPPDETPTGKYLGTVHFQRLLREPPFALVSSVVDSDLKPLPPNASLPSVTSFLAAYNMVAAPVVDESGSLLGAVTVDDVLDHLLPEDWRETEFHGPEGVPHGRH, from the coding sequence ATGGCGGCAGGCGCCCCCCGGGTCTTCGTTTCGCACCTCGCCGGCGTTGCCGTCTTCGACCCGAACGGTGATCAGGTCGGCCGGGTACGCGACCTGGTGGCGATGCTGCGGGTCGGCCGCAGACCTCCCCGGCTGCTCGGCATCGTCGTCGAGGTGGCGGGCCGCAGACTCATCTTCCTGCCCATGACCCGCGTCACCGGTGTCGAATCGGGCCAGGTCATCACCACCGGCGTGGTCAACCTGCGCCGCTTCGAGCAGCGTCCCACCGAGCGACTGGTCCTCGGTGAACTCCTCGACCGCCGCGTCACGCTGGTGGAGAACGGCGAGCAGGTCACCGTCCTCGACGTGGCGATCCAGCAGCTGCCCGCCCGCCGCGACTGGGAGATCGACAAGGTCTTCGTACGCCGGGGGAAGTCGGGCGCGCTGCGCCGCAAGGGCGAGACGCTGACCGTCGAGTGGTCGGCCGTCACCGGGTTCTCCCTGGAGGAGCACGGGCAGGGCGCCGAGAACCTGGTCGCCACCTTCGAGCAGCTGCGCCCGGCCGACCTCGCCAACGTCATGCACCACCTGTCGCCCAAGCGGCGCGCCGAGGTTGCCGCGGCGCTCGACGACGACCGGCTCGCGGACGTAATGGAGGAGCTGCCGGACGACGACCAGGTGGAGATCCTCGGCAAGCTGAAGGACGAGCGCGCCGCCGACGTCCTGGAGGCGATGGACCCGGACGACGCCGCCGACCTGCTCTCGGAGCTGCCCGAGGAGGACAAGGAGCGCCTCCTGACGCTGATGCAGCCGGACGAGGCGGCGGACGTGCGACGGCTGCTCTCGTACGAGGAGCGCACGGCGGGCGGTCTGATGACCACCGAGCCGATCGTGCTGCGCCCGGACGCGACGGTCGCCGACGCCCTGGCCCGGGTGCGCCAGCAGGACCTCTCGCCCGCGCTCGCGGCCCAGGTGTACGTCTGCCGGCCGCCGGACGAGACACCGACCGGCAAGTACCTGGGCACGGTGCACTTCCAGCGGTTGCTGCGCGAGCCGCCGTTCGCGCTGGTCAGCTCGGTGGTGGACAGCGACCTCAAGCCGCTGCCGCCGAACGCCTCGCTGCCGTCGGTGACCAGCTTCCTGGCCGCGTACAACATGGTCGCGGCGCCCGTGGTGGACGAGAGCGGGTCGCTGCTCGGCGCGGTGACCGTCGACGACGTGCTGGACCACCTGCTGCCGGAGGACTGGCGCGAGACGGAGTTCCACGGGCCGGAGGGGGTTCCGCATGGGCGCCACTGA